A single window of uncultured Methanospirillum sp. DNA harbors:
- a CDS encoding PEGA domain-containing protein: MSFRLDLFLALLVITILCAVCGADSSCAYYTSPISLNTPWQNPVSDPDAWRNSIPANHVPGLRAPISNPPPAPLSPVVAAQHYRGSDYYRPVSNPYPVYTDPEPRYRYASHYYWNDDDYRQYYPYNSYYSSNYYYRSGTIQILSTPAGASVYLNNKYRGRTPHTGYLDISSLQPGTYDLLIQYDDYLPYTSTIYVERGQVRTVNVVLTPETGRGSFTGSMQIQSDPGDAQVFLNHQFMGITPVYLTSLTPGEYTLTLQKEGYASYISVVQVIEGQTLPITAVLSGLPATPATPVPTATPIPTQTPVPAPTRAGLPVTVVLFGLIAGLFCVSRR, encoded by the coding sequence ATGTCATTCAGATTAGATCTCTTCCTGGCACTTCTGGTGATCACAATTCTCTGTGCCGTCTGTGGTGCAGACTCTTCCTGTGCATATTATACGAGTCCCATCTCCCTGAATACTCCCTGGCAGAACCCGGTGTCTGATCCGGATGCCTGGAGAAACAGTATACCCGCGAATCATGTTCCCGGATTACGGGCTCCGATATCGAACCCTCCCCCTGCTCCTCTCTCTCCGGTAGTTGCTGCCCAGCATTACCGTGGCTCTGATTACTATCGGCCGGTGAGCAATCCATATCCTGTCTATACTGACCCTGAACCCAGGTACCGGTATGCATCACATTACTACTGGAATGATGATGATTACCGCCAATATTATCCTTACAACTCCTATTACTCGTCAAATTATTACTACCGGTCTGGTACAATTCAGATCCTGAGTACACCTGCAGGCGCTTCTGTGTACCTGAACAATAAATACCGGGGAAGAACTCCTCACACCGGATATCTTGATATCTCATCACTGCAGCCAGGCACCTATGATCTGCTCATCCAGTACGATGACTACCTTCCGTATACGAGCACGATCTATGTCGAACGCGGTCAGGTCAGAACAGTCAATGTTGTGCTGACCCCTGAAACCGGAAGAGGATCATTCACCGGCTCGATGCAGATACAATCAGATCCCGGTGATGCGCAGGTATTCCTGAACCACCAGTTTATGGGGATAACTCCAGTGTACCTCACCAGTCTCACGCCCGGTGAGTATACCCTTACCCTTCAGAAGGAGGGATATGCCTCGTACATCAGCGTGGTTCAGGTCATTGAAGGACAGACCCTGCCGATAACCGCAGTACTGTCCGGATTGCCGGCAACTCCTGCAACCCCGGTACCGACGGCGACGCCGATCCCAACCCAGACTCCTGTGCCTGCTCCCACAAGGGCAGGTCTTCCTGTCACGGTGGTACTGTTCGGACTTATAGCAGGTTTGTTCTGTGTCTCCAGGCGATAA
- the thiD gene encoding bifunctional hydroxymethylpyrimidine kinase/phosphomethylpyrimidine kinase produces the protein MTSKYHAALTIAGSDPSGGAGVQVDLKTFAETGVWGMAVITALTAQNACRVSGVWPMEARVVAEQISTLVEDITPGAVKTGMLATAGVIRAVVDTLPESIPLIVDPVMISTSGHRLLDEAAIRTMKEMLIPRATLVTPNIPEAEVLTGMKITDEAVMIEAGEQIRALGTRSVAIKGGHGTGEESVDLLISREGVIRLTSPRMPYQVHGSGCCFSAAVTGYLAQGYGVEESCRQGKVIVTRAIRDAVAGIGEMRMANPGGVGTDYDLR, from the coding sequence ATGACGAGTAAGTACCATGCAGCCCTCACGATAGCCGGTTCAGACCCTTCAGGAGGCGCTGGTGTCCAGGTAGATCTAAAGACATTTGCAGAGACCGGGGTCTGGGGTATGGCAGTAATCACGGCTCTGACAGCGCAGAACGCCTGCCGTGTCTCGGGAGTCTGGCCGATGGAAGCGAGGGTTGTTGCAGAGCAGATTTCAACTCTTGTTGAGGATATTACTCCGGGAGCGGTTAAGACCGGGATGCTGGCCACTGCCGGGGTCATCAGGGCGGTTGTAGACACCTTACCGGAGAGTATTCCACTTATTGTGGATCCGGTGATGATCTCAACATCAGGGCACCGGTTGCTTGATGAAGCAGCGATCAGGACTATGAAAGAGATGCTCATACCCCGTGCAACCCTTGTTACCCCGAATATTCCTGAAGCTGAAGTGCTTACCGGGATGAAGATCACCGATGAGGCCGTAATGATCGAGGCGGGCGAGCAGATTCGTGCCCTCGGAACTCGTTCTGTGGCTATCAAAGGCGGACATGGTACCGGAGAAGAATCGGTGGATCTGCTGATCAGCAGGGAAGGAGTGATCAGACTTACATCTCCCCGAATGCCATACCAGGTTCATGGATCAGGGTGCTGTTTTTCTGCAGCGGTTACCGGGTATCTTGCACAGGGGTATGGCGTCGAAGAGTCATGTCGGCAGGGTAAGGTGATTGTGACTAGGGCCATCAGGGACGCAGTAGCAGGTATAGGTGAAATGCGAATGGCAAATCCAGGAGGGGTTGGGACAGATTATGATCTTCGATAA
- a CDS encoding nucleotidyltransferase substrate binding protein: MDLTSLKNAIQSLDNAVSVVQNSEVMRQTPGNIREVIEAGVIQNFESTYELCWKFMVRWISQEISPEEASPRTKRDIFRTAARYGLIRDPKPWFRFAEACNMTSHAYDRKKAEVVLTIAGEFLSDAIDFYREIEAVNA; this comes from the coding sequence CTGGATCTCACATCCCTTAAAAATGCGATCCAATCCCTGGACAACGCTGTTTCTGTTGTACAGAATTCAGAGGTGATGAGACAGACACCAGGAAATATCAGGGAAGTTATTGAGGCGGGGGTGATCCAAAATTTTGAGTCCACCTATGAACTCTGCTGGAAATTCATGGTACGATGGATTTCACAAGAGATTTCACCAGAAGAGGCATCTCCACGAACCAAGCGTGATATATTCAGAACTGCTGCACGGTATGGGCTTATCAGAGATCCAAAACCGTGGTTCAGATTTGCAGAAGCCTGCAATATGACATCACATGCCTATGATCGGAAAAAGGCGGAGGTCGTTCTCACCATCGCCGGAGAGTTTCTCAGCGATGCAATAGATTTTTACCGGGAGATTGAAGCGGTGAATGCTTGA
- a CDS encoding nucleotidyltransferase domain-containing protein — MYAFGSRVKGEHHPWSDLDLYIEDDKAISSELKGVLSESDIPIFVDLIDSQEVSPEFRETLTKSGMVLVTTIERSSKG; from the coding sequence GTGTATGCGTTCGGCTCCCGGGTGAAGGGAGAGCACCATCCATGGTCTGATCTGGATCTCTATATTGAAGATGACAAGGCGATATCATCTGAACTGAAAGGGGTATTGTCTGAGTCTGACATTCCGATATTTGTGGACCTCATTGATTCACAAGAGGTATCACCAGAATTCAGAGAGACCCTGACGAAGAGTGGGATGGTGCTGGTCACGACGATTGAGCGATCATCAAAAGGGTAG
- a CDS encoding type IV pilin N-terminal domain-containing protein produces the protein MYKREEAVSPVIGVILMVAITVILAAVIAAFVFGLAGNAGSSKNVAVIFQANATGGEFSWQGGADLNRITSWYAKQTGASVTAPGIIGMGTTVKVGDISWVNKTVTSTRLQMIATFTDGKETIIFDQSY, from the coding sequence ATGTATAAAAGAGAAGAGGCAGTTTCTCCGGTTATTGGTGTAATTCTGATGGTGGCAATCACCGTTATCCTTGCAGCAGTTATTGCAGCATTTGTGTTTGGACTCGCCGGAAATGCAGGGTCATCTAAGAATGTAGCAGTTATCTTCCAGGCAAATGCAACAGGTGGAGAGTTTTCCTGGCAGGGAGGAGCTGACCTCAACAGAATAACAAGTTGGTATGCGAAGCAGACAGGAGCTAGTGTAACCGCTCCTGGCATTATTGGAATGGGAACTACTGTCAAGGTAGGAGATATTAGTTGGGTCAATAAGACAGTAACAAGTACAAGGCTTCAAATGATAGCAACCTTTACTGATGGTAAAGAGACCATTATATTTGATCAATCATATTGA